A stretch of the Vigna radiata var. radiata cultivar VC1973A chromosome 9, Vradiata_ver6, whole genome shotgun sequence genome encodes the following:
- the LOC106774010 gene encoding CCR4-NOT transcription complex subunit 1 isoform X3 — translation MMTLPHSLPSMSNFSSNQIRFLLTTLNEVNFDSVFHQLCQFTEFGTTGCILLLQTCLDHYGYARRDTKDMQHEPILGAVIKYLLGKPNFSTVFSESMKNMEINESFLENFCNGLQLSLLEKIIISLALSDSENSDFRLCGKTFCMAQIEELCANPGSLSFHEQIHGVIMFLKQSEGLSKHVDSFMQILSLVEFKATPPFVLTPLLPDEMHEADFLRNMELFHDSEENDFDAILADIQKEMNMGDIVKELGYGCTVDVSQCKEIFSLFLPLTEHTISKLLGAIACTHTGLEDNQNTYLNFRAAHGYNVSELPPLNSWNIDVLIDTVKHLAPHTNWVSVIENLDHEGFFLPSEEAFSFLMSVYKLACKEPFPLHAVCGSVWKNTEGQLSFLKYAVSAPPEMFTFAHSGRQLAYVDAINGHKLQNGHPNHSWLCLDLLDALCQLAEKGHASVVRSILDYPLKHCPEVLLLGIAHINTAYNLLQQEVSPIVFPMIVKSAVGSGMILHLWHVNPNLVFRGIIDSQNNDADSIIRIVDICQELKILSSVVEIIPSHYSIRLAAVASRKELLDLEKWLSSNLITYKETFFEECLKFIKDAHFGGSQNLSGKSFHPSSGVLSLYAETTATVLKVLKSHNDLIATRQLSEELERLHISIIDSNPRLQNGGAGDSSTSDGYADDIEAEANSYFHQMFSDQLTINAMVQMLARFKESSVKREKSIFECMIANLFEEYRFFPKYPERQLKIAAVLFGSVIKHQLVTHLSLGIALRYVLDALRKPADSKMFLFGSLALEQFVDRLIEWPQYCNHILQISHLRSTHSEIVAFIEQALARISSGHSDGDGQSHASVITNHHSAQATLGHVEQLGGSTVIQPGQQHLSLQLQQRRENPLDDRHKASVGSSTDVKPLLSSLGQSSVLPTDASNTNKLHSSVSTSSMLSSSSPGFVRPSRGPTSTRFGSALNIETLVAAAEKREIPIEAPGSEVQDKILFIINNVSATNIEAKAKEFTEILKEQYYPWFAQYMVMKRASIEPNFHDLYLKFLDKVNSKALNKEIVQATYENCKVLLGSELIKSSSEERSLLKNLGSWLGKLTIGRNQVLRAREIDPKSLIMEAYEKGLMIAVIPFTSKVLEPCQSSLAYQPPNPWTMGILGLLVEIYSMPNLKMNLKFDIEVLFKNLGVDMKDVTPTSLLKDRKREFEGNPDFSNKDVGASQSQMITDIKSGLVPPVNQVELPLEVTNPSNTGAHPHMLSQYAGPLHMSSGALMEDEKVTPLGLSDQLPSAQGLLQATPAPTPFSLGQMQPQIPNIGTHVIINQKLSGFGLQMHFQRAVPIAMDRAIKEIVTSIVQRSVSIATQTTKELVLKDYAMESDETRILNAAHLMVASLAGSLAHVTCKEPLRASISGQLRTSLQNLNIANEILEQAVQLVTNDNLDLGCAVIEQAATDKAISTIDTEIGQQLSLRRKHREGMGSTFFDANLYPQGSMGGVPEPLRPKPGQLSLSQQRVYEDFVRLPWQNQSSQSSHSMSAGVAAQSGNTGLPSTNGSVSGQVNPGYPVSTGYEGVSRPLEDITESNLAPHFSASSIHIRASDSVSQHSLEKESVASFPSAASTPELHAVDSSDVKESGTSQPLVTSGAMERLGSSFLEPSLTTRDALDKYQIVAQKLEAMVSTDSRDVEIQGVISEVPEIILRCVSRDEAALAVAQKVFKGLYDNASNNVHVSAHLAILTAIRDVCKLAVKELTSWVIYSEEERKYNKEITIGLIRSELLNLTEYNVHMAKLIDGGRNKAATEFSISLLQTLVIEEPKVISELHNLVDALAKLATKPGCPEPLPQLLEMIKNPGALSSSNAGKEDKVPGLLPANREEFNSVDSIEPDPAGFREQVSILFKEWYRICELPGANDTASAHFILQLHQNGLLKGDDLTDRFFRLLLELAVAHCLSTEMINSGSLQSQQLQTMSFLAIDIYAKLVFSILKGSNKPFLLSKILAVAVRFIIKDAEEKKASFNPRPLFRLFINWLLDLGSLEPVTDGANLQILTAFANAFHALQPLKVPAFSFAWLELISHRSFMPKMLTGNGQKGWPYIQRLLVDLFQFMEPFLRHAELGDPVRVLYKGTLRVLLVLLHDFPEFLCDYHFTFCDVIPPSCIQMRNIILSAFPRSMRLPDPSTPNLKIDLLQEITQSPRILSEVDAALKAKQMKADVDEYLKTRQQSSPFLSELKDKMLLAPNEAASAGTRYNVPLINSLVLYVGMQAIHQLQGRTPHTQSSANAFPLAVFSVGAALDIFQTLIVDLDTEGRYLFLNAIANQLRYPNTNTHYFSFILLYLFAESNQEVIQEQITRVLLERLIVNRPHPWGLLITFIELIKNPRYNFWNRSFIRCAPEIEKLFESVSRSCGGPKPVDDNMVSGWV, via the exons ATGATGACTCTTCCTCATTCCTTGCCATCCATGTCTAACTTTTCCTCCAACCAGATTCGCTTTCTTCTCACCACCTTGAACGAAGTCAACTTTGACTCCGTTTTCCATCAACTCTGTCAg TTTACTGAATTTGGAACCACTGGATGCATTTTGCTGCTTCAAACTTGCTTGGATCACTATGGTTATGCCAGAAGAGATACAAAAGACATGCAGCACGAGCCAATTCTTGGTGCAGTCATTAAATACCTCTTGGGCAAACCAAACTTCAGTACAGTATTTTCTGAGTCGATGAAGAATATGGAAATCAATGAAAGCTTTTTGGAGAACTTTTGTAATGGATTGCAGTTATCTTTATTGGAAAAGATTATCATCAGTCTTGCGTTATCTGATTCTGAGAATTCTGATTTTAGGCTGTGTG GCAAAACCTTTTGCATGGCTCAGATCGAGGAATTATGCGCCAATCCTGGTTCTTTGAGTTTCCATGAGCAAATTCACGGTGTTATCATGTTCCTAAAGCAGTCCGAGGGTCTTTCCAAGCATGTGGATTCCTTCATGCAGATATTATCACTTGTGGAGTTCAAAGCCACACCACCTTTTGTCCTGACTCCATTGCTTCCTGATGAGATGCATGAGGCTGATTTTTTAAG GAATATGGAGTTGTTCCACGACTCTGAAGAAAATGACTTTGATGCTATCTTGGCAGACATACAGAAGGAAATGAACATGGGTGATATTGTGAAGGAGCTAGGCTATGGATGCACTGTTGATGTCTCACAGTGCAAGgaaatattttctctcttcttacctTTAACTGAACATACAATCTCTAAATTACTTGGTGCTATTGCTTGTACCCATACTGGGCTGGAGGACAACCAAAACACATACTTAAATTTTCGTGCAGCCCATGGATACAATGTTTCTGAGTTGCCGCCACTAAACTCTTGGAATATTGATGTCTTGATTGATACAGTCAAGCATCTT GCACCTCATACCAATTGGGTAAGTGTTATTGAAAATCTTGATCATGAAGGGTTTTTCCTTCCTAGTGAGGAGGCATTCTCTTTTCTCATGTCTGTATATAAACTTGCCTGTAAG GAACCGTTTCCTCTCCATGCTGTCTGTGGATCTGTCTGGAAGAATACTGAGGGTCAGTTGTCTTTCCTTAAATATGCTGTATCAGCACCACCGGAAATGTTTACCTTTGCACACTCTGGAAGACAGCTG GCATATGTTGATGCAATTAATGGCCACAAGCTTCAAAATGGACATCCAAATCACTCATGGCTGTGTCTTGACCTTTTAGATGCACTGTGCCAACTAGCCGAGAAGGGTCATGCCAGTGTTGTTCGTTCAATCCTTGATTATCCCCTTAAACACTGTCCTGAAGTCCTACTTCTTGGGATCGCACACATTAAT ACTGCCTACAACCTCTTGCAGCAGGAAGTATCTCCAATTGTCTTTCCCATGATTGTTAAAAGTGCTGTAGGCAGTGGGATGATTCTACACCTTTGGCATGTTAATCCTAATTTGGTCTTTAGAGGGATTATTGATTCTCAAAACAACGATGCAGACAGTATTATAAGAATTGTGGACATCTGCCAGGAGCTAAAG ATTTTATCATCTGTGGTGGAAATTATTCCTTCTCATTATAGTATAAGGTTAGCAGCTGTTGCATCAAGAAAAGAATTACTTGACCTTGAGAAGTGGTTGAGTAGCAACTTAATTACATACAAGGAAACCTTTTTTGAG GAGTGTCTCAAGTTCATTAAGGATGCCCATTTTGGTGGATCGCAGAACCTTTCTGGCAAATCTTTTCATCCATCTAGTGGTGTTCTGAGTCTATATGCTGAGACAACTGCTACTGTTTTGAAG GTTCTTAAATCTCATAATGACTTGATTGCCACTAGACAACTTTCTGAGGAGTTGGAGAGGCTGCATATATCTATTATAGATTCAAATCCAAGGCTTCAGAATGGCGGGGCAGGCGATTCATCTACTTCTGATGGTTATGCAGATGACATTGAAGCAGAAGCAAACTCTTATTTCCATCAAATGTTCTCTGATCAGTTGACCATTAATGCTATGGTACAAATGCTTGCTAGATTCAAGGAATCTTCAGTGAAGAG GGAGAAATCGATTTTTGAATGCATGATTGCAAACTTATTCGAGGAGTATAGATTTTTTCCAAAGTATCCTGAAAGGCAACTCAAAATAGCTGCAGTTCTCTTTG GTTCTGTGATCAAGCATCAGCTTGTAACTCATCTATCCTTGGGGATTGCACTTCGTTATGTTCTTGATGCATTGCGCAAGCCTGCAGATTCAAAA ATGTTTTTGTTTGGAAGTCTGGCATTGGAGCAGTTTGTGGATCGTCTAATTGAGTGGCCTCAGTACTGCAATCATATTCTTCAAATTTCCCATTTGCGTAGTACGCATTCAGAAATAGTTGCTTTCATTGAGCAGGCCCTCGCCAGGATTTCCTCTGGTCATTCAGATGGTGATGGGCAGAGTCATGCTTCCGTTATTACGAACCATCATTCTGCGCAGGCTACATTAGGGCACGTAGAG CAGCTCGGTGGCTCCACCGTCATACAACCTGGGCAGCAACATTTGTCACTACAGCTTCAACAGAGACGTGAAAATCCCTTGGATGATCGTCATAAAGCTTCTGTGGGTTCATCTACTGATGTAAAACCACTGTTATCTTCTCTGGGGCAATCTTCAGTACTACCTACTGATGCTTCTAATACCAATAAG TTACATAGCTCCGTCAGCACCTCGTCAAtgctatcttcttcttctcctggTTTTGTTCGCCCTTCCCGTGGACCTACTTCTACCA GGTTTGGATCTGCCTTGAACATTGAAACATTGGTTGCTGCTGCTGAGAAAAGAGAAATTCCTATAGAG GCTCCAGGGTCAGAGGTTCAGGacaagatattatttattattaataatgtttcTGCTACTAATATTGAAGCTAAAGCAAAGGAGTTCACTGAAATTTTGAAAGAACAGTACTATCCTTGGTTTGCGCAGTATATGGTTATGAAAAG AGCAAGCATTGAGCCAAATTTCCATGACCTTTACCTGAAATTTCTGGATAAAGTTAATTCAAAGGCTTTGAACAAAGAGATTGTTCAGGCAACTTATGAAAATTGCAAg GTTCTTTTGGGATCTGAGCTCATTAAATCAAGTTCAGAGGAACGCTCTTTGCTTAAAAATTTGGGTAGCTGGCTTGGAAAGTTAACAATTGGCCGGAATCAGGTTTTGAGGGCTCGAGAAATAGACCCAAAGTCTTTGATTATGGAG GCATATGAGAAGGGGCTAATGATTGCTGTTATTCCATTTACGTCAAAG GTCCTTGAACCGTGCCAAAGCAGTCTTGCATACCAACCTCCCAATCCTTGGACTATGGGCATTTTGGGATTGCTTGTTGAGATTTATTCAATGCCAAACTTGAAAATGAACCTAAAGTTTGACATAGAG GTTTTATTCAAAAATCTTGGTGTTGATATGAAGGATGTCACCCCAACATCCCTCCTGAAGGATCGAAAAAGAGAATTTGAAGGAAATCCTGATTTCTCTAATAAAGATGTGGGGGCATCTCAATCACAAATGATCACTGATATAAAATCTGGTCTTGTACCTCCAGTAAACCAAGTGGAATTGCCACTTGAAGTCACCAATCCATCAAATACGGGTGCTCATCCACATATGCTGTCTCAG TATGCTGGCCCTCTTCATATGTCCTCGGGTGCATTGATGGAAGATGAAAAGGTAACACCTTTGGGATTGTCCGATCAACTTCCCTCTGCTCAAGGACTGTTACAAGCAACTCCTGCCCCAACACCGTTTTCTCTTGGCCAG ATGCAACCACAGATACCTAATATTGGGACTCATGTTATTATTAATCAAAAGCTCAGTGGTTTTGGTTTGCAAATGCATTTTCAGAG AGCGGTACCCATTGCAATGGATAGAGCTATCAAAGAGATAGTGACTAGTATTGTGCAGCGTAGTGTTTCCATAGCAACACAAACTACAAAGGAGCTTGTTTTAAAG GATTATGCCATGGAATCTGATGAGACACGCATATTAAATGCAGCGCACTTAATGGTCGCTAGTCTTGCTGGGAGTTTGGCTCATGTTACTTGCAAG GAGCCATTACGGGCATCAATCTCCGGTCAACTGAGGACTTCACTTCAGAACCTAAATATTGCCAATGAAATTTTGGAACAGGCTGTGCAACTTGTAACCAACGATAATCTTGATCTAGGTTGTGCTGTCATTGAGCAGGCTGCTACTGATAAG GCTATAAGCACTATCGACACAGAGATTGGTCAACAACTCTCTTTGAGAAGGAAGCATCGAGAGGGTATGGGTTCTACATTTTTTGATGCAAATTTGTATCCACAAGGTTCAATGGGTGGTGTTCCAGAGCCTCTTCGCCCCAAGCCTGGCCAGTTGTCACTGTCACAACAGCGTGTCTATGAG GACTTTGTTCGGCTTCCTTGGCAAAACCAGTCTAGCCAGAGCTCACATTCTATGTCTGCTGGTGTTGCTGCTCAATCTGGCAATACTGGTCTTCCTAGCACCAATGGTTCTGTATCTGGTCAGGTTAACCCTGGTTACCCCGTGAGCACAGGATATGAAGGAGTATCTCGACCATTAGAAGATATAACAGAGTCTAATTTGGCTCCACATTTTAG TGCTTCCTCAATTCACATTAGAGCATCTGATAGTGTTTCACAGCATAGTTTGGAGAAAGAGTCTGTTGCTTCATTTCCTTCAGCAGCTTCCACCCCTGAATTGCATGCAGTGGATTCGTCTGATGTGAAA GAATCCGGAACTTCGCAGCCACTAGTTACATCAGGTGCTATGGAGCGCCTTGGAAGTAGTTTCTTAGAGCCTTCTCTTACTACAAGAGATGCCCTAGATAAATACCAAATTGTCGCACAAAAG TTGGAAGCTATGGTCAGCACTGATTCTAGGGATGTAGAAATCCAG GGTGTCATCTCTGAGGTTCCTGAGATCATACTTAGATGTGTTAGTCGAGATGAGGCAGCTTTAGCTGTGGCTCAAAAG GTATTCAAGGGTTTATATGATAATGCATCAAACAACGTCCACGTCTCTGCGCATCTTGCAATCCTGACTGCCATTCGGGATGTTTGCAAACTTGCTGTGAAGGAGCTTACTAGTTGG GTAATTTACtcagaagaagaaaggaaatataACAAAGAAATTACTATTGGGCTCATTCGTAGTGAATTGCTAAATCTTACCGAGTACAATGTTCATATGGCAAAACTTATTGATGGAGGAAGGAACA AGGCTGCAACGGAATTTTCCATTTCCCTTCTTCAAACCCTGGTTATCGAGGAACCTAAAGTTATTTCAGAACTTCACAATCTTGTTGATGCTTTGGCTAAG ctTGCTACAAAGCCTGGATGCCCTGAGCCATTACCACAGCTTCTTGAAATGATCAAGAATCCTGGTGCTTTATCATCTAGCAATGCTGGAAAGGAGGATAAG GTTCCTGGTCTGCTACCTGCAAACAGGGAAGAGTTCAACAGCGTGGATTCTATTGAACCAGATCCTGCTGGGTTCCGGGAGCAG GTTTCCATTTTGTTCAAAGAATGGTATAGAATTTGTGAGCTTCCTGGTGCCAATGATACAGCTTCTGCCCACTTCATCTTGCAATTGCATCAGAATGGGCTGCTGAAGGGTGATGATCTTACAGACCGCTTTTTCCGGCTATTACTG gaGCTTGCTGTTGCGCATTGCCTATCCACTGAGATGATTAATTCAGGGTCACTACAATCCCAACAGCTGCAGACAATGTCATTTCTTGCAATTGATATTTACGCAAAGCTTGTCTTCTCAATCTTGAAG GGATCAAACAAACCCTTTCTTTTATCCAAG ATTCTAGCAGTTGCTGTCAGATTCATTATAAAAGATGCAGAGGAGAAGAAGGCATCTTTTAATCCAAGACCACTTTTCAGATTATTCATCAACTGGCTTCTAGATCTTGGTTCACTCGAACCTGTTACTGACGGTGCAAATCTCCAG ATTTTGACTGCTTTTGCCAATGCATTTCATGCATTGCAGCCCCTCAAAGTTCCTGCGTTCAG TTTTGCATGGCTTGAGCTGATAAGTCACAGGAGCTTCATGCCTAAAATGTTGACTGGTAATGGTCAAAAAGGTTGGCCTTATATCCAAAGGTTGCTAGTAGACCTGTTCCAATTTATGGAGCCTTTTCTGAGGCATGCTGAACTTGGAGACCCG GTCCGTGTCCTCTACAAAGGGACATTAAGGGTGCTCTTAGTGCTACTTCATGACTTCCCCGAGTTTCTATGTGACTATCACTTTACCTTTTGTGATGTTATTCCTCCAAGCTGCATTCAGATGAGGAATATCATTCTAAGTGCATTTCCACGGAGTATGAGGCTGCCCGATCCATCTACTCCTAATTTGAAG ATTGATTTACTTCAGGAAATTACCCAATCACCCCGCATTCTTTCAGAGGTTGATGCTGCACTTAAAGCAAAGCAGATGAAGGCTGATGTAGATGAATACCTTAAG ACAAGGCAACAGAGTTCTCCATTTTTGTCTGAACTGAAGGACAAGATGCTTCTCGCACCCAATGAAGCTGCCTCTGCTGGGACTCGATACAATGTGCCGTTAATCAACTCACTTGTGCTATATGTTGGAATGCAG GCAATCCATCAGCTTCAGGGACGGACTCCCCATACACAATCTTCAGCAAATGCTTTCCCCTTAGCCGTATTTTCTGTTGGTGCTGCATTGGATATTTTCCAGACACTCATTGTGGACTTGGACACGGAAGGCCGCTACCTTTTCCTAAACGCCATTGCCAACCAACTGCGTTACCCTAATACCAACACACACTACTTTTCCTTTATCCTTCTTTACTTGTTTGCTGAATCAAACCAG GAAGTTATCCAAGAACAAATTACCAGAGTCTTGTTGGAACGCCTAATTGTTAACCGTCCTCATCCCTGGGGCCTCCTCATTACATTTATTGAACTCATCAAG AATCCTAGGTATAACTTCTGGAACCGGAGTTTCATCAGATGTGCCCCGGAGATCGAAAAACTTTTTGAATCTGTGTCAAGGTCTTGTGGTGGTCCAAAACCAGTGGATGATAACATGGTATCCGGTTGGGTCTGA